Proteins from a single region of Thunnus albacares chromosome 16, fThuAlb1.1, whole genome shotgun sequence:
- the mpv17 gene encoding protein Mpv17 isoform X2, which produces MAGLWRSYQALMNRYPWTVQIVTAGSLVGVGDVISQQLIERRGLAHHNVRRTAKMMSIGFFFVGPVIGSWYKVLDKLVVGGSKSAAMKKMLVDQLCFAPCFLGAFLSISGALNGLTVEENVTKLKRNRETLYNSGLSCRKLFNLFKAVRSSRKLSDR; this is translated from the exons ATGGCAGGTCTGTGGAGATCCTACCAGGCCCTGATGAACAGATACCCCTGGACAGTCCAGATAGTGACGGCTG GCTCTCTAGTGGGCGTCGGTGATGTCATCTCCCAACAGCTGATCGAGAGACGAGGATTGGCTCATCACAACGTGCGGCGGACGGCCAAGATGATGAGTATCGGTTTCTTCTTCGTG GGTCCAGTTATCGGCAGCTGGTACAAAGTTTTGGACAAACTGGTGGTTGGAGGAAGTAAAAGTGCCGCCATGAAGAAGATGCTGGTTGATCAG ttgtgttttGCTCCGTGTTTTTTGGGAGCTTTCCTCTCCATCTCCGGCGCTCTGAACGGACTGACGGTGGAGGAGAACGTCACTAAGCTCAAGAGG AACAGAGAGACGTTATACAACAGCGGATTgagctgcaggaagctgtttaatctttttaaagCTGTCAGATCCAGCAGGAAGCTCAGTGACAGATGA
- the mpv17 gene encoding protein Mpv17 isoform X1, with amino-acid sequence MAGLWRSYQALMNRYPWTVQIVTAGSLVGVGDVISQQLIERRGLAHHNVRRTAKMMSIGFFFVGPVIGSWYKVLDKLVVGGSKSAAMKKMLVDQLCFAPCFLGAFLSISGALNGLTVEENVTKLKRDYTDALISNYYLWPPVQIANFYFIPLQHRLAVVQIVAVAWNSYLTWKANKI; translated from the exons ATGGCAGGTCTGTGGAGATCCTACCAGGCCCTGATGAACAGATACCCCTGGACAGTCCAGATAGTGACGGCTG GCTCTCTAGTGGGCGTCGGTGATGTCATCTCCCAACAGCTGATCGAGAGACGAGGATTGGCTCATCACAACGTGCGGCGGACGGCCAAGATGATGAGTATCGGTTTCTTCTTCGTG GGTCCAGTTATCGGCAGCTGGTACAAAGTTTTGGACAAACTGGTGGTTGGAGGAAGTAAAAGTGCCGCCATGAAGAAGATGCTGGTTGATCAG ttgtgttttGCTCCGTGTTTTTTGGGAGCTTTCCTCTCCATCTCCGGCGCTCTGAACGGACTGACGGTGGAGGAGAACGTCACTAAGCTCAAGAGG GACTATACAGATGCCCTGATCTCAAATTACTAT ctgtGGCCGCCGGTCCAGATCGCCAACTTCTACTTCATCCCACTGCAGCACCG GTTGGCTGTCGTCCAGATTGTTGCTGTTGCTTGGAACTCCTACCTGACCTGGAAGGCCAATAAGATATGA
- the uts1 gene encoding urotensin 1, with translation MKSAPLLLLLSSVLLSSHLRPAAGRPRILPGWLDGSGRFQTQQLDEVLLRAAAAGDSAASQIVGDNILRFLQERNPDSVHWLPSDEESEHREKEALRTASQLLKRSEEPPLSIDLTFHLLRNMIQMAKMENQREQALLNRKVLDEVGK, from the coding sequence ATGAAGTCAGCCCCCttgctcctgctcctctcctcgGTCCTCCTCTCGTCACACCTCCGCCCCGCCGCCGGCAGACCGCGCATCCTTCCCGGCTGGCTGGATGGCAGCGGCCGCTTCCAGACGCAGCAGCTGGACGAAGTGCTCCTCAGAGCGGCCGCCGCCGGAGACAGCGCCGCCTCACAGATAGTGGGCGACAACATCCTGAGGTTTCTCCAGGAGAGGAACCCGGACTCTGTCCACTGGCTGCCATCAGACGAGGAGAGCGAGCATAGGGAGAAAGAAGCACTGAGGACGGCGTCGCAGCTGCTGAAACGTAGCGAAGAACCGCCGCTGTCCATCGACCTGACCTTCCACCTGCTGAGGAATATGATCCAGATGGCCAAGATGGAGAACCAGAGGGAGCAGGCTCTGCTCAACCGCAAAGTCCTCGACGAGGTCGGGAAGTAA